The nucleotide window TCCACCGCTCCTTCCGGTACGGCTTCGACGCCCATGGAACGCTCCCCTACCCAATGACCGAAGTCATTGCCATAGTTTCGGTATACTGCTTAGCCCCGGTTAATTTTCGGCGCAGGGTCACTCGACTAGTGAGCTGTTACGCACTCTTTCAAGGGTGGCTGCTTCTAAGCCAACCTCCTAGTTGTCTGTGCATCCCCACATCCTTTTCCACTTAGCAGTAATTTTGGGACCTTAACTGATGATCTGGGCTGTTTCCCTTTTGACCATGGACCTTATCACCCACAGTCTGACTGCCGAAGATGACATAATGGCATTCGGAGTTTGATTTCATTCAGTACACCTTGACGGCGCCATCATGAATTCAGTGCTCTACCTCCACTACCCTTACTTCGACGCTAGCCCTAAAGCTATTTCGGGGAGAACCAGCTATCGCCGTGTTCGATTGGAATTTCTCCGCTAGCCACAACTCATCCGCCAACTTTTCAACGGGGGTCGGTTCGGTCCTCCAGTTGGTTTCACCCAACCTTCAACCTGGTCATGGCTAGATCACTACGGCTTCGGGTCTATCTCATCGTACTCTCGCCCTCTTCAGACTCGCTTTCGCTTCGGCTCCGTGTCTTCCACTTAACCTTGCACGATAACATAACTCGCCGGTTCATTCTACAAAAGGCACGACATCACCCCTTAACGGGCTCTGTCTTCTTGTAAGCATATGGTTTCAGGTTCTATTTCACTCCGCTCCCGCGGTTCTTTTCACCTTTCCCTCACGGTACTGGTTCACTATCGGTCATGTAGGAGTATTTAGCCTTTCCGGATGGTCCCGGATGCTTCCGACAAGGTTCCACGTGCCTCGCCGTACTCAGGATTCCACTAGGTCGTCTTCCAATTTCGATTACGGGGCTTGCACCCTCTTTGGCGGACCTTTCAATGTCCTTCTTCTATCGGTTAACGTACCACGTTGTGGTCCTACTACCCCAGCCCTGAGGCTGGTTTGGGCTCTTCCCCGTTCGCTCGCCGCTACTGAGGGAATCATTCTTATTTTCTTTTCCTCCAGGTACTAAGATGTTTCAATTCCCTGGGTTCTCTCCTCATGAGCTATGTATTTACTCATGGGTAACGCGACATTACTCGCGCTGGGTTTCCCCATTCGGACACCGACGGATCGATGTGTGCTTACCACTCCCCGTCGCGTTTCGCCGTTAGCTGCGTCCTTCTTCTGCTCTACATGCCTAGGCATCCACCATACGCCCTTATTCATTTAATCACGCGTTCCTGTCTTGACTGCGAGTCGTCCAGTTACGCTTTTCTTTCTTAAGAACTGTTCAACGTTCAACTTCAAATATCTTGTTCTGATTTTTGAAATCTTTTCAACTTTTCAGAAAGATCATGTCTTTCTATCTGTTTTCTGTTATTCGGTTTTCAAAGAACAATCACTGGACTGAGAAATCTTTCGATCTCTCAAAACTAAACAGGCTTACTTTTCCACAAAATCCAACTTTTCTCGTCTTTCTCCTTAGAAAGGAGGTGATCCATCCCCACGTTCCCGTAGGGATACCTTGTTACGACTTAACCCCAATCATCAGCCCTACCTTCGACGGCTCCCTCCCTTTGCAGGGTTAGGCCACCGGCTTCGGGTATTGCCAACTCTCATGGTTTGACGGGCGGTGTGTACAAGGCCCGAGAACGTATTCACCGCGGCATGCTGATCCGCGATTACTAGCGATTCCGGCTTCATGAAGTCGGGTTGCAGACTTCAATCCGAACTGAGACGGACTTTCTGAGGTTTGCTCCACATTGCTGTCTTGCTTCTCGTTGTATCCGCCATTGTAGTACGTGTGTAGCCCAGGTCATAAGGGGCATGATGATTTGACGTCATCCCCACCTTCCTCCGGTTTGTCACCGGCAGTCTCTCTAGAGTCCTCAACTTAATGTTAGTAACTAAAGACAAGGGTTGCGCTCGTTGCGGGACTTAACCCAACATCTCACGACACGAGCTGACGACAACCATGCACCACCTGTATTCAGGATAACCTCCAGCATATCTCTATGCCTTTGCCTGATATGTCAAGACCTGGTAAGGTTCTTCGCGTTGCGTCGAATTAAACCACATACTCCACCGCTTGTGCGGGCCCCCGTCAATTCCTTTGAGTTTCACACTTGCGTGCATACTCCCCAGGCGGAGAACTTATTGCGTTAACTGCAGCACTGAGTTTCCCCAACACTTAGTTCTCATCGTTTACGGCGTGGACTACTAGGGTATCTAATCCTATTTGCTCCCCACGCTTTCGTGCATGAGCGTCAGTTACAGGCCAGGCAACCGCCTTCGCCACTGGTGTTCCTCCATATATCTACGCATTTTACCGCTACACATGGAATTCCATTGCCCTCTCCTGTACTCTAGTCTGACAGTTTCTAAGGCTGTATGGGGTTAAGCCCCACGCTTTCACCTTAAACTTTTCAAACCGCCTGCGCACCCTTTACGCCCAATAATTCCGGATAACGCTCGCCACCTACGTATTACCGCGGCTGCTGGCACGTAGTTAGCCGTGGCTTTCTGGTAAAGTACCGTCACTCCCATAGCATTCCCTCTATGAGCCGTTCTTCCTTCACAACAGAGCTTTACAACCCGAAGGCCTTCTTCACTCACGCGGCGTTGCTCGGTCAGGCTTTCGCCCATTGCCGAAAATTCCCTACTGCTGCCTCCCGTAGGAGTTTGGGCCGTGTCTCAGTCCCAATGTGGCCGGTCACCCTCTCAGGTCGGCTACGTATCATCGCCTAGGTGGGCCGTTACCTCACCTACTAGCTAATACGCCATAAGCTCATCCATCCGTGTTGTATCCCAACTTTAATTAGTCCCTGATGCCAGAAACTAACCTATCCGGTATTAGCAGTCGTTTCCAACTGTTATCCCAGGCCGATGGGCAGATTGCTTATGTATTACTCACCCGTTCGCCACTCCTCGTAAAGAAGCAAGCTCCTTTACAAAGCGTTCGACTTGCATGTATTAGGCACGCCGCCAGCGTTCATCCTGAGCCAGGATCAAACTCTCCATTTGTTCGAGTTTGTTTAGCTCGTTTATCTTCTCTGTCCTAAGACAGATTCTTTATGAATTGACGTTGTATTTTGTGCTTTTCTTCCTGTTTAGTTTTCAAAGATCGACGCGCTTGACTCTCACCGAGTCAGCTTAGTTAGTATATCCCGAATCTTTACTTTTGGCAAGTCTTTTTTTCACTTTTTTTTAGTTTTTTTCTTTGATTTTGTTTTATCCCTTAACAAAAGGCTTTTTTAAACTTAACATTTTTTGCAGTAAAAAGGTTGAGGCTGGGATTAACAAATTTTATGTACTGAAAGAACTCTGAATTTATGGTTAGTTGATAAAACAAACTGAAAAAGAAATGAGGATCTGCTATCGCTAAGCATTGATGTCCACCGCAATGACTGCTACAGTGATAAATTGCGGCGGCGGAAAATTTGAGCTGCGGCGATATAGAGGATTACACCAAGAATAGCCAGGCATCCAGCCATCATCAGAGCCTCGCTGCTTTCCATCGCAAGTTCTTTCGCTTGAAATAAAGTGAGGGGTGTCAGCAATTCTAATCCTTCAAGCTGTTTCGATACCTGTGAAAGCATCTGAATCAGTAAAAAGGCTACTAAACAACCTCCGGCACAGCCATATGCTTTTTTCTGCTCGGAGAACACGCTGGAAAAGAAGAAACACATGCCGCCTAAGAAAAGATGCAGACACAACAGTCCCACATTAACCAGAAGATAGTGAGAAACATCCAATTCCCCAGGAAATAACATTTCACTGGCGATGAGCCCCAATCCGCTGGAGTAAATCACCAGAAAGAGCGTGCACAGAACCAGAAACAGGATCTGCGTCCGGATAATTGTACCGCGGGTATTGGGTGTTGCCAACAGATAGGCCATAGATCCTTGATCCACATACCGAACAACTAGACGGCCGGCAATCAACAAAAGGCATAACATGGGGATGACAACTAAAATAAACCCATACAGATAGTTGATGATAAATTCAAGCATCGTTGCCCCGGCATTGGTCATGCCAAAGGCAGCGAACAGTTCCGGCATGCTTTCTGCCATCATATTCAGACTTGCCCCTAATTTGGGATCGTACATCGCAATGATCACTGTGCTGTAAAGCGTGATCACGGCTGTAAACAGTAAAATCATTTTATAATTGGCGCGCAGTTCGCGGCGCAGCAGCGGCAGACTCATGCATGATTCTCCTTCCCGTAATAGTGTAGAAACAGATCTTCTAAAGTTTGACGATGTGTTTCCAGATCTTCAACTTCATAATGGGCTGCCAGTTTGAGAATGGCGTCCAGGCTGCCGGCAGTCTTCAATGTAACGTGTTTCCCATCGGTCTGGGCATTGGGCACACGTGCGGCAAACTCTGCGGCCTCGGAAGCCCGACGAAATTTCAGAATTAGGATACGCTGATGATTTTTGTTGAGTTCGTCCATTTTTTCCACCGCGATCTGTCGGCCTTCCTTGATGATGACGACCCGGTCGCAGGTTTGTTCAACTTCTTCAAACAGATGCGAAGACATCAAAATCGTAGTTCCTTTGCGTTTTTCTTCCTGAATCAGATCTACAAACTTTTTCTGCATCAAAGGATCAAGGCCGCTGGTTGGCTCATCCAGGATCAGGATCTCAGGTTGATTCATCAACGCACAGACCAGACCGATTTTCTGCTTCATGCCTTTGGACATTTTCTTGATCCGTCCCTTGGGTTCCAGTTCAAAATAGTTCAACAGCTCCTGGGCTCGCTGTAAACTCGGCATTTTCTTCATCGCAGCGATAAACCGAATGAACTCCATGCCATCCATGTCGTCCATGAAAGCAATTTCTCCTGGCAGATAGCCGACATCCTGCTGAATTTCAGCAGCACAGCGGAAACAGTCGCGGCCTTTAATGCTGACGCGTCCATGATCAGGCTGAATGAATCCCATCAAAGTGCGGATCGTCGTTGTCTTTCCCGCCCCATTGGGTCCGAGAAAACCCATCACTTCTCCGCTTTCCACGCCGAAGCTCAGATCGAATACACCTCGCTGATGGCCGTAATCCTTGGTCATGTTTTTAACTCTGAGAATGGGTTTCATCGTTTACCTCCTTATAGGCAATCTTGCGGAACATTTCCTGCCAGTCGTGAAAATCCTGCATCAGTTCATCGATATTTAACGTTTCAGACTGCCGCAGCTTATCCTGTATATAGCCTTCTGCCAT belongs to Holdemania massiliensis and includes:
- a CDS encoding ABC transporter permease subunit; translated protein: MSLPLLRRELRANYKMILLFTAVITLYSTVIIAMYDPKLGASLNMMAESMPELFAAFGMTNAGATMLEFIINYLYGFILVVIPMLCLLLIAGRLVVRYVDQGSMAYLLATPNTRGTIIRTQILFLVLCTLFLVIYSSGLGLIASEMLFPGELDVSHYLLVNVGLLCLHLFLGGMCFFFSSVFSEQKKAYGCAGGCLVAFLLIQMLSQVSKQLEGLELLTPLTLFQAKELAMESSEALMMAGCLAILGVILYIAAAQIFRRRNLSL
- a CDS encoding ABC transporter ATP-binding protein; the protein is MKPILRVKNMTKDYGHQRGVFDLSFGVESGEVMGFLGPNGAGKTTTIRTLMGFIQPDHGRVSIKGRDCFRCAAEIQQDVGYLPGEIAFMDDMDGMEFIRFIAAMKKMPSLQRAQELLNYFELEPKGRIKKMSKGMKQKIGLVCALMNQPEILILDEPTSGLDPLMQKKFVDLIQEEKRKGTTILMSSHLFEEVEQTCDRVVIIKEGRQIAVEKMDELNKNHQRILILKFRRASEAAEFAARVPNAQTDGKHVTLKTAGSLDAILKLAAHYEVEDLETHRQTLEDLFLHYYGKENHA